One segment of Pseudophryne corroboree isolate aPseCor3 chromosome 10, aPseCor3.hap2, whole genome shotgun sequence DNA contains the following:
- the SMG9 gene encoding nonsense-mediated mRNA decay factor SMG9 isoform X1, with translation MSDSGHSQPSMYVPGRGRRRRWMDQGPSGNLNLSEPGRERDPMLRDRDQDRWDGNDDNCGYTMQKTPIILAKPATERPKTTLTPALAALEKPIVLMKAREEPKPAPAAEGTSLTPTAASAKVEKEGQRPTQPVYQIQNRGMGASASAGGNVDPVLGQAKLMPPQKMKHSIKLVDEYMNWCDSAIEFLLDQTDVLVVGVLGLQGTGKSTVMSLLSANSPDDDQRSYVFRMQSQEVRERAGNQTSGIDFFISQERIIYLDTQPILSPAILDHLINNDRKLPPEYNLPHTYVEMQSLQMAAFLFTVCHLVIVVQDWFTDFNLYRFLQTAEMLKPSTPSPSHESSGSSGADEGIEYYPHVVFIQNKAKREDFCPRSLKQMHTVIEKLMLHSRLRFKGTLSMLDCNIFPGLPYDFLESEVNLFLIPAMENDADEAVSRAGSTGNSLFSLLPGYKGHPNFHTMINKLRSQIMSMSRPQLSHTILTEKNWFHYAARIWDGVKKSSALSEYSRLLG, from the exons ATGTCCGACTCTGGACACAGCCAGCCCAGTATGTACGTCCCTGGGCGTGGTAGGAGGCGTCGCTGGATGGACCAGGGTCCTTCCGGTAACCTCAACCTCTCTGAGCCTGGCCGTGAAAGAGACCCCATGTTGCGTGACCGCGATCAGGACAGATGG GATGGGAATGATGATAACTGTGGATACACCATGCAGAAGACCCCAATCATCCTGGCTAAACCAGCCACTGAGCGT ccaaaGACGACCCTGACTCCAGCCCTGGCCGCTCTTGAGAAGCCTATTGTACTAATGAAGGCCAGGGAGGAGCCAAAGCCAGCCCCAGCTGCAGAGGGTACAAGCCTAACACCCACTGCGGCTTCCGCAAAGGTGGAGAAAGAAGGGCAGCGCCCCACGCAGCCAGTGTATCAGATACAGAACCGAGGAATGGGCGCTTCCGCCAGTGCCGGGGGTAATGTGGATC CTGTGCTCGGCCAGGCAAAGTTAATGCCTCCGCAGAAGATGAAACACAGCATCAAGCTGGTGGATGAATACATGAACTGGTGTGACAGTGCCATCGAG TTTTTGCTGGATCAGACCGACGTTCTCGTGGTCGGGGTCCTCGGATTGCAGGGCACTGGGAAATCCACAGTGATGTCTCTTCTGTCAGCTAACTCTCCAGATGATGATCAGAG GTCATACGTCTTCAGGATGCAGAGCCAAGAGGTGAGGGAGAGAGCTGGGAACCAGACAAGTGGCATCGACTTCTTCATCAGCCAAGAGAGGATTATCTACCTGGACACACAG CCCATTCTGAGTCCTGCGATATTGGATCATTTGATAAATAATGACCGGAAGTTACCTCCTGAATACAATCTCCCACACACCTATGTGGAGATGCAG TCATTACAGATGGCAGCTTTCCTTTTCACGGTGTGTCACTTGGTCATCGTTGTCCAGGACTGGTTCACCGACTTCAACTTGTACCG GTTCCTGCAGACAGCGGAGATGCTGAAACCATCGACACCGTCTCCCAGCCACGAGTCCAGCGGCTCATCGGGGGCAGACGAAGGCATCGAGTACTACCCCCACGTGG TGTTCATCCAGAATAAAGCCAAGCGGGAGGATTTCTGTCCCCGGAGCCTGAAGCAGATGCACACGGTGATTGAAAAGCTTATGCTTCATTCACGTCTGCGTTTCAAAG GCACTCTCTCCATGCTGGACTGTAACATTTTCCCCGGGTTACCGTATGACTTCCTGGAATCAGAGGTGAATTTATTCCTGATCCCGGCCATGGAGAATGATGCAGATGAAGCCGTCTCCAGAGCAG GGTCCACAGGAAACTCTCTCTTCTCACTCCTGCCTGGTTATAAAGGCCACCCCAATTTCCACACTATGATCAATAAACTCCGCAGCCAGATCATGTCTATGTCTCGTCCGCAGCTGTCTCACACCATCCTCACGGAAAAGAACTG
- the SMG9 gene encoding nonsense-mediated mRNA decay factor SMG9 isoform X2 — translation MSDSGHSQPSMYVPGRGRRRRWMDQGPSGNLNLSEPGRERDPMLRDRDQDRWPKTTLTPALAALEKPIVLMKAREEPKPAPAAEGTSLTPTAASAKVEKEGQRPTQPVYQIQNRGMGASASAGGNVDPVLGQAKLMPPQKMKHSIKLVDEYMNWCDSAIEFLLDQTDVLVVGVLGLQGTGKSTVMSLLSANSPDDDQRSYVFRMQSQEVRERAGNQTSGIDFFISQERIIYLDTQPILSPAILDHLINNDRKLPPEYNLPHTYVEMQSLQMAAFLFTVCHLVIVVQDWFTDFNLYRFLQTAEMLKPSTPSPSHESSGSSGADEGIEYYPHVVFIQNKAKREDFCPRSLKQMHTVIEKLMLHSRLRFKGTLSMLDCNIFPGLPYDFLESEVNLFLIPAMENDADEAVSRAGSTGNSLFSLLPGYKGHPNFHTMINKLRSQIMSMSRPQLSHTILTEKNWFHYAARIWDGVKKSSALSEYSRLLG, via the exons ATGTCCGACTCTGGACACAGCCAGCCCAGTATGTACGTCCCTGGGCGTGGTAGGAGGCGTCGCTGGATGGACCAGGGTCCTTCCGGTAACCTCAACCTCTCTGAGCCTGGCCGTGAAAGAGACCCCATGTTGCGTGACCGCGATCAGGACAGATGG ccaaaGACGACCCTGACTCCAGCCCTGGCCGCTCTTGAGAAGCCTATTGTACTAATGAAGGCCAGGGAGGAGCCAAAGCCAGCCCCAGCTGCAGAGGGTACAAGCCTAACACCCACTGCGGCTTCCGCAAAGGTGGAGAAAGAAGGGCAGCGCCCCACGCAGCCAGTGTATCAGATACAGAACCGAGGAATGGGCGCTTCCGCCAGTGCCGGGGGTAATGTGGATC CTGTGCTCGGCCAGGCAAAGTTAATGCCTCCGCAGAAGATGAAACACAGCATCAAGCTGGTGGATGAATACATGAACTGGTGTGACAGTGCCATCGAG TTTTTGCTGGATCAGACCGACGTTCTCGTGGTCGGGGTCCTCGGATTGCAGGGCACTGGGAAATCCACAGTGATGTCTCTTCTGTCAGCTAACTCTCCAGATGATGATCAGAG GTCATACGTCTTCAGGATGCAGAGCCAAGAGGTGAGGGAGAGAGCTGGGAACCAGACAAGTGGCATCGACTTCTTCATCAGCCAAGAGAGGATTATCTACCTGGACACACAG CCCATTCTGAGTCCTGCGATATTGGATCATTTGATAAATAATGACCGGAAGTTACCTCCTGAATACAATCTCCCACACACCTATGTGGAGATGCAG TCATTACAGATGGCAGCTTTCCTTTTCACGGTGTGTCACTTGGTCATCGTTGTCCAGGACTGGTTCACCGACTTCAACTTGTACCG GTTCCTGCAGACAGCGGAGATGCTGAAACCATCGACACCGTCTCCCAGCCACGAGTCCAGCGGCTCATCGGGGGCAGACGAAGGCATCGAGTACTACCCCCACGTGG TGTTCATCCAGAATAAAGCCAAGCGGGAGGATTTCTGTCCCCGGAGCCTGAAGCAGATGCACACGGTGATTGAAAAGCTTATGCTTCATTCACGTCTGCGTTTCAAAG GCACTCTCTCCATGCTGGACTGTAACATTTTCCCCGGGTTACCGTATGACTTCCTGGAATCAGAGGTGAATTTATTCCTGATCCCGGCCATGGAGAATGATGCAGATGAAGCCGTCTCCAGAGCAG GGTCCACAGGAAACTCTCTCTTCTCACTCCTGCCTGGTTATAAAGGCCACCCCAATTTCCACACTATGATCAATAAACTCCGCAGCCAGATCATGTCTATGTCTCGTCCGCAGCTGTCTCACACCATCCTCACGGAAAAGAACTG